A stretch of Acidimicrobiales bacterium DNA encodes these proteins:
- a CDS encoding acyl carrier protein produces MKDKIRSLVIENLGLEPDIADDTLLFSSGLLDSLSAVSLLFSLNDDLGITLSPLDVALDDFDSIELIVATVEKYS; encoded by the coding sequence GTGAAGGACAAGATCCGATCCCTGGTGATCGAGAACCTGGGCCTCGAGCCCGACATCGCCGACGACACCCTCCTGTTCTCGTCCGGCCTGCTCGACAGCCTCAGTGCCGTGTCGCTGTTGTTCTCGCTGAACGACGACCTCGGCATCACCCTGTCGCCGCTCGACGTCGCCCTCGACGACTTCGACTCGATCGAGCTGATCGTGGCGACCGTCGAGAAGTACAGCTGA
- a CDS encoding aldehyde dehydrogenase family protein: MNGPTPATIADLRSWYLDHASLPSDTPTFDAFDPSSGAVIATVPICDAARVAEATAAARRAQPSWARTTAQERNRLMNECADRLEAIGDELADLLALESGKAIATECRGEVGLVVEIFRYFAGVSHEVKGHTTQLGPDVLGFTTRHPHGVVAGIVPWNVPLMMMGYKVAAPLVAGNASVIKVPEQTSFTLIRVLQELTAVLPDGILHFLTGTGEITGNALVADADVDKVSFTGSVETGRVVYEASARLIRPVTLELGGKSPMIVLADCDLDKAVHGVVQSMRFTRGGQSCTAASRVFIPTARLDDFRQRLGKALDDILIGPALDPDTQCGPLISARQRDRVQDYVDGAIADGLDVATYGTVADGVDWDGGYYVRPHAIFDPPPDHRAAVEEIFGPVVCVFSYDDVDDALALANDTEFGLSASVWGRDITTCMRLADRLEAGIVQINQNAIMVPGIAYGGIRTSGLGKEGSLEAMLESYTYAKTNILNYGD, translated from the coding sequence ATGAACGGCCCGACCCCCGCGACGATCGCCGACCTGCGGTCCTGGTATCTCGACCACGCGTCACTCCCCTCCGACACGCCGACGTTCGACGCGTTCGACCCCTCGTCCGGCGCCGTGATCGCGACCGTGCCGATCTGTGATGCGGCACGGGTCGCCGAGGCCACGGCGGCGGCCCGCCGGGCGCAACCCTCGTGGGCGCGTACCACAGCGCAGGAACGCAACCGGCTCATGAACGAGTGCGCCGACCGGCTCGAAGCCATCGGTGACGAGCTGGCGGATCTGCTCGCGCTGGAGTCCGGCAAGGCGATCGCCACGGAGTGTCGGGGCGAGGTCGGACTCGTCGTCGAGATCTTCCGCTACTTCGCCGGCGTGAGCCACGAGGTCAAGGGGCACACCACCCAGCTCGGTCCGGACGTCCTCGGCTTCACGACCCGCCACCCGCACGGCGTCGTGGCCGGCATCGTTCCGTGGAACGTGCCGCTCATGATGATGGGCTACAAGGTCGCCGCCCCGCTCGTCGCCGGCAACGCATCGGTGATCAAGGTTCCCGAACAGACCTCGTTCACCCTGATCCGCGTGCTTCAGGAACTCACCGCCGTGCTACCCGACGGCATCCTGCACTTCCTGACGGGCACGGGCGAGATCACCGGCAATGCGCTGGTGGCCGATGCCGACGTCGACAAGGTCAGCTTCACCGGGAGCGTCGAGACCGGCCGCGTCGTCTACGAGGCGAGCGCCCGGCTCATCCGCCCGGTCACCCTGGAGCTCGGCGGCAAGAGCCCGATGATCGTGCTCGCCGACTGCGACCTCGACAAGGCGGTGCACGGTGTCGTCCAGTCGATGCGCTTCACCCGCGGCGGCCAGAGCTGCACCGCGGCGAGTCGGGTGTTCATCCCGACGGCCCGTCTCGACGACTTCCGCCAACGGCTCGGCAAGGCACTCGACGACATCCTGATCGGTCCCGCCCTAGACCCCGACACCCAGTGCGGCCCGCTCATCTCCGCCCGCCAACGGGACCGGGTGCAGGACTATGTCGACGGCGCGATCGCCGACGGCCTCGATGTCGCCACCTACGGCACCGTTGCCGACGGCGTCGACTGGGACGGCGGCTACTACGTGCGCCCCCATGCGATCTTCGATCCGCCGCCGGACCATCGCGCCGCGGTGGAGGAGATCTTCGGACCGGTCGTGTGCGTGTTCTCCTACGACGACGTGGACGACGCGCTCGCCCTCGCGAACGACACCGAGTTCGGCCTCTCCGCCAGCGTCTGGGGACGGGACATCACCACCTGCATGCGCCTCGCGGACCGTCTGGAAGCGGGCATCGTGCAGATCAACCAGAACGCGATCATGGTGCCGGGCATCGCGTACGGTGGCATCCGCACGAGCGGGTTGGGCAAAGAGGGCTCACTGGAAGCCATGCTCGAGTCGTACACGTACGCGAAGACCAACATCTTGAACTACGGCGACTGA